In one Diceros bicornis minor isolate mBicDic1 chromosome 2, mDicBic1.mat.cur, whole genome shotgun sequence genomic region, the following are encoded:
- the EXOG gene encoding nuclease EXOG, mitochondrial isoform X3 produces MAAKSFAFRLRGSRRVFIAFVAGAVVGATGAGFTAVQFLRSQGAEAALAVREPDGSAEKALLEQFGFPLTGTETRCYTNHALSYDQSKRVPRWVLEHISKNKIIGDADRKHCKFKPDPNIPATFSAFNEDYLGSGWSRGHMAPAGNNKFSSKAMAETFYLSNIVPQNFDNNAGYWNRIEMYCRELTERFEDVWIVSGPLTLPQTGSDGKKTVSYQTESPRGEKIIK; encoded by the exons ATGGCTGCCAAAAGTTTTGCTTTCCGCCTCAGGGGCTCCCGGCGCGTTTTCATTGCCTTCGTGGCCGGAGCTGTAGTGGGCGCCACAGGGGCCGGGTTCACGGCCGTTCAGTTCCTCCGGAGTCAGGGCGCTGAGGCAGCACTGGCGGTGAGGGAGCCCGACG GTTCTGCAGAAAAGGCTCTCTTGGAACAATTTGGATTCCCTTTAACTGGAACAGAGACTAGGTGTTACACTAACCATGCCTTGTCTTATGATCAGTCAAAGCGGGTGCCTAGATGGGTTCTTGAACATATATCCAAAAACAAGATAATAG GTGATGCAGACAGAAAACATTGTAAATTCAAGCCTGATCCCAACATCCCTGCAACCTTCAGTGCCTTCAACGAGGACTATCTTGGAAGTGGGTGGTCACGAGGACACATGGCTCCAGCAGGAAATAACAAATTTTCATCT AAAGCCATGGCTGAAACATTTTACCTTTCTAATATTGTGCCTCAGAATTTTGATAATAATGCTGGATATTGGAACAG aaTAGAAATGTACTGTCGAGAACTGACAGAGAGGTTTGAAGATGTTTGGATAGTCTCTGGACCATTGACCTTACCTCAGACTGGAAGTGATGGAAAGAAAACAGTTAGTTACCAG
- the EXOG gene encoding nuclease EXOG, mitochondrial isoform X2 — MAAKSFAFRLRGSRRVFIAFVAGAVVGATGAGFTAVQFLRSQGAEAALAVREPDGSAEKALLEQFGFPLTGTETRCYTNHALSYDQSKRVPRWVLEHISKNKIIGDADRKHCKFKPDPNIPATFSAFNEDYLGSGWSRGHMAPAGNNKFSSKAMAETFYLSNIVPQNFDNNAGYWNRIEMYCRELTERFEDVWIVSGPLTLPQTGSDGKKTVSYQLRSSMCFLWCACFKKILIPDK; from the exons ATGGCTGCCAAAAGTTTTGCTTTCCGCCTCAGGGGCTCCCGGCGCGTTTTCATTGCCTTCGTGGCCGGAGCTGTAGTGGGCGCCACAGGGGCCGGGTTCACGGCCGTTCAGTTCCTCCGGAGTCAGGGCGCTGAGGCAGCACTGGCGGTGAGGGAGCCCGACG GTTCTGCAGAAAAGGCTCTCTTGGAACAATTTGGATTCCCTTTAACTGGAACAGAGACTAGGTGTTACACTAACCATGCCTTGTCTTATGATCAGTCAAAGCGGGTGCCTAGATGGGTTCTTGAACATATATCCAAAAACAAGATAATAG GTGATGCAGACAGAAAACATTGTAAATTCAAGCCTGATCCCAACATCCCTGCAACCTTCAGTGCCTTCAACGAGGACTATCTTGGAAGTGGGTGGTCACGAGGACACATGGCTCCAGCAGGAAATAACAAATTTTCATCT AAAGCCATGGCTGAAACATTTTACCTTTCTAATATTGTGCCTCAGAATTTTGATAATAATGCTGGATATTGGAACAG aaTAGAAATGTACTGTCGAGAACTGACAGAGAGGTTTGAAGATGTTTGGATAGTCTCTGGACCATTGACCTTACCTCAGACTGGAAGTGATGGAAAGAAAACAGTTAGTTACCAG
- the EXOG gene encoding nuclease EXOG, mitochondrial isoform X5: MAAKSFAFRLRGSRRVFIAFVAGAVVGATGAGFTAVQFLRSQGAEAALAVREPDGSAEKALLEQFGFPLTGTETRCYTNHALSYDQSKRVPRWVLEHISKNKIIGDADRKHCKFKPDPNIPATFSAFNEDYLGSGWSRGHMAPAGNNKFSSKAMAETFYLSNIVPQNFDNNAGYWNRIEMYCRELTERFEDVWIVSGPLTLPQTGSDGKKTVSYQTFE, from the exons ATGGCTGCCAAAAGTTTTGCTTTCCGCCTCAGGGGCTCCCGGCGCGTTTTCATTGCCTTCGTGGCCGGAGCTGTAGTGGGCGCCACAGGGGCCGGGTTCACGGCCGTTCAGTTCCTCCGGAGTCAGGGCGCTGAGGCAGCACTGGCGGTGAGGGAGCCCGACG GTTCTGCAGAAAAGGCTCTCTTGGAACAATTTGGATTCCCTTTAACTGGAACAGAGACTAGGTGTTACACTAACCATGCCTTGTCTTATGATCAGTCAAAGCGGGTGCCTAGATGGGTTCTTGAACATATATCCAAAAACAAGATAATAG GTGATGCAGACAGAAAACATTGTAAATTCAAGCCTGATCCCAACATCCCTGCAACCTTCAGTGCCTTCAACGAGGACTATCTTGGAAGTGGGTGGTCACGAGGACACATGGCTCCAGCAGGAAATAACAAATTTTCATCT AAAGCCATGGCTGAAACATTTTACCTTTCTAATATTGTGCCTCAGAATTTTGATAATAATGCTGGATATTGGAACAG aaTAGAAATGTACTGTCGAGAACTGACAGAGAGGTTTGAAGATGTTTGGATAGTCTCTGGACCATTGACCTTACCTCAGACTGGAAGTGATGGAAAGAAAACAGTTAGTTACCAG
- the EXOG gene encoding nuclease EXOG, mitochondrial isoform X4, producing MAAKSFAFRLRGSRRVFIAFVAGAVVGATGAGFTAVQFLRSQGAEAALAVREPDGSAEKALLEQFGFPLTGTETRCYTNHALSYDQSKRVPRWVLEHISKNKIIGDADRKHCKFKPDPNIPATFSAFNEDYLGSGWSRGHMAPAGNNKFSSKAMAETFYLSNIVPQNFDNNAGYWNRIEMYCRELTERFEDVWIVSGPLTLPQTGSDGKKTVSYQNLEFPSWQF from the exons ATGGCTGCCAAAAGTTTTGCTTTCCGCCTCAGGGGCTCCCGGCGCGTTTTCATTGCCTTCGTGGCCGGAGCTGTAGTGGGCGCCACAGGGGCCGGGTTCACGGCCGTTCAGTTCCTCCGGAGTCAGGGCGCTGAGGCAGCACTGGCGGTGAGGGAGCCCGACG GTTCTGCAGAAAAGGCTCTCTTGGAACAATTTGGATTCCCTTTAACTGGAACAGAGACTAGGTGTTACACTAACCATGCCTTGTCTTATGATCAGTCAAAGCGGGTGCCTAGATGGGTTCTTGAACATATATCCAAAAACAAGATAATAG GTGATGCAGACAGAAAACATTGTAAATTCAAGCCTGATCCCAACATCCCTGCAACCTTCAGTGCCTTCAACGAGGACTATCTTGGAAGTGGGTGGTCACGAGGACACATGGCTCCAGCAGGAAATAACAAATTTTCATCT AAAGCCATGGCTGAAACATTTTACCTTTCTAATATTGTGCCTCAGAATTTTGATAATAATGCTGGATATTGGAACAG aaTAGAAATGTACTGTCGAGAACTGACAGAGAGGTTTGAAGATGTTTGGATAGTCTCTGGACCATTGACCTTACCTCAGACTGGAAGTGATGGAAAGAAAACAGTTAGTTACCAG